gacccccggacctgccccatagatcccctgaacctgccccatagatcccccggacctgccccatagaccccccggacctgccccatagatcccccggacctgccccatagacccccggacctgccccatagatcccctgaacctgccccatagaccccctgaacctgccccatagatccccggacctgccccatagatcccccggacctgccccatagatccccggacctgccccatagacccccggacctgccccatagatccccggacctgccccatagacccccggacctgccccatagaccccccggacctgccccatagatcccccggacctgccccatagaccccccggacctgccccatagatccccccgacctgccccatagacccccggacctgccccatagatcccccggacctgccccatagatcccccgaacctgccccatagatccccggacctgccccatagatcccctgaacctgccccatagatccccggacctgccccatagaccccccggacctgccccatagatccctggacctgccccatagatcccctgaacctgccccatagatccccggacctgccccatagatccctggacctgccccatagatcccctgaacctgccccatagacccccggacctgccccatagatccccccgacctgccccatagacccccggacctgccccatagatcccccggacctgccccatagatcccccgaacctgccccatagatccccggacctgccccatagatcccctgaacctgccccatagatccccggacctgccccatagaccccccggacctgccccatagatccctggacctgccccatagatcccctgaacctgccccatagacccccggacctgccccatagatccctggacctgccccatagatcccctgaacctgccccatagacccccctgaacctgccccatagatccccggacctgccccatagatcccccgagtctgccccatagatccccggacctgccccatagaccccctgaacctgccccatagacccccggacctgccccatagatccctgaacctgccccatagatcccctgaacctgccccatagacccccggacctgccccatagatccctggacctgccccatagatcccctgaacctgccccatagacccccctgaacctgccccatagatccccggacctgccccatagatcccccgagtctgccccatagatccccggacctgccccatagaccccctgaacctgccccatagacccccggacctgccccatagatccctgaacctgccccatagacccccggacctgccccatagatcccctgaacctgccccatagacccccggacctgccccatagacccccggacctgccccatagacccccggacctgccccatagaccccccgCCTCCCGGTACCTGTTGCTGGTTTGTTGTAGCGACCGGtgctgggcggggggggcgcgggccccacagctgccccccGAGTGCCCCCAGGTCCCGTCCCCGCCCCACAACCACCCCGGCCCCCAAGGGCCCCCCGCCCCGAGTGACCGCGAGTGACCCCGAGTGACCGCGAGTGACCGCGAGTGACCCCGAGTGACCCCGAGTGACCCCGCCACAGCCCCCGCCGCCCGAGCCCTACCCCGGTCACGTGACCCCGCGCCGTTGCCACAGCGACGCctgcagggcagggtgggcGGGGCCTCTCGCAGCGCCACGTGACCCGCGGCAAACCCCGCCCACGCCGGGCTGCGGTCACGTGATCCGGGGATTTCCGTCCCCCCCCCCGCGATTCCCGTTGCCGTGGagacggggggggggggagggggacacGCCcgccaggggacccaggagtccggggggacccaggagttcgggagggacccaggagttcgggggggacccaggagtccgggagggacccaggagtttgggggacccaggagtccgggagggacccaggagttcggggaggacccaggagttcgggggggacccaggagtccgggagggacccaggagttcggggagggacccaggagttcgggagggacccaggagttcggggggggacccaggagtccggggggacccaggagttcggggggggacccaggagtccggggggacccaggagttcgggagggacccaggagttcggggggggacccaggcgtccccCCGGTATCGCAGGAATCAGCCAATCAGAGGCTGGGCGGAGCCCTGGTCAGCAGCCAATCAGAGCTGGGGCGtggccccccctcccccccagtGCAGCAGCCAATAGGACGCGGGATCCATTGGATCTTGGGCTCTCAGCCAATGAGCAGCCAGgcttggggcggggggggcgggggaatCCTGggtggggacccaggcgtccgggagggaacccaggcgtccgggcccctcccctcccccaagCAGGGACCCACgcgggggggtgggtggggcccggacgcctgggtcccttcccgtTTGGGGTGGACACGGAGTGTAACGGTTCAGCTCagcgcccggacgcctgggtcccccccgaactcctgggtccccctgacaGGGCAAGAGGTACCGGGGGGGGAGGGCGCtgtcccggatgcctgggtccctcccgaactcctgggtccctcccgaacgcctgggtctccccgaactcctgggtcccccccgaactcctgggtctccccgaactcctgggtcccccccgaactcctgggtctccccgaactcctgggtcctctccCAAACTCccgggtcccccccgaactcctgggtcccccccccgaactcctgggtctccctgaactcctgggtcccccccgaactcctgggtccctcccgaactcctgggtccctcctgaactcctgggtcccctcccgaactcctgggtccctcccggactcctgggtcccctcccgaactcccgggtcccctcccgaactcctgggtccctcccgaactcctaggtcccctcctgaactcctgggtccctccggacgcctgggtcccccccgaactcctgggtcccccccgaactcctgggtccctccggacgcctgggtcccccccgaactcctgggtctccccgaactcctgggtccctccggacgcctgggtcccccccgaactcctgggtcccccccgaactcctgggtccctccggaCGCCTGagtcccccccgaactcctgggtctccccgaactcctgggtccctccggacgcctgggtcccccccgaactcctgggtccctccggacgcctgggtcccccccgaactcctgggtccctccggacgcctgggtcccctcccaaactcctgggtctccccgaactcctgggtccctccggacgcctgggtcccccccaaactcctgggtctccccaaactcctgggtcccccccgaactcctgggtcccctcccgaactcctgggtccctcccgaactcctgggtcctcctgATGGGGCAAGAGGTgactgggggggcggggggggtgctccatcccgaactcctgggtcctctcACGAAAtgctgggtcccctcccggacgcctgggtcccctcccggacgcctgggtccctcccagccaCATTCGGAAGCCGTTTGGGtggggggggttgtggggggtggggctggggggggtttggggtcccctcACCCCCGTCCCCCCAGCTCCCGCCATGAGCTCCGTCCTCGTCGCCGTCACCGGTTTCCATGTCCTCGTCCTCGTCCTGCTCTTCGTGGCCACCCTGGACAAGGTAGGACCCgcggacccaggcgtccgggccccataGCGACCCcaagaggggacccaggcatctggccccagagggacccaggcgtccgggccccacacgctgccccccagggctggtgggTCCTGCCGGACGGGGCCCAGTTGAACCTGTGGGTCGATTGTGTCCGAACTGGGAAccggagctggagctgcagccgcAACGGGAACACGGGTGAGGGGGTGTGTGGGGTGGGGACGTGTGGGGTGGGGACGTGTGGGGTGGAGacgtgtggggctgggggtgtgtggggcagggggtgtgtggggtGGGGACGTGTGGGGTGGGGacgtgtggggctggggacgtgtggggctgggggtgtgtggggcaggggacgTGTGGGGTGGGGacgtgtggggctgggggtgtgtggggctgggggtgtgtggggcagggggtgtgtggggctgggggtgtgtggggctggggacgtgtggggctgggggtgtgtggggctggggacgtgtggggctgggggtgtgtggggcagggggtgtgtggggctggggacgtgtggggctgggggtgtgtggggctgggggtgtgtggggccGGGGacgtgtggggctgggggtgtgtggggctgggggtgtgtggggctggggacgtgtggggctggggacgtgtggggctgggggtgtgtggggctgggggtgtgtggggctgggggtgtgtggggctgggggtgtgtggggctggggacgtgtggggctggggacgtgtggggctgggggtgtgtggggctgggggtgtgtggggctggggacgtgTGGGGCGTGTCCGTGGGTGTGGCTGTGGGTGTGTCCCTGGGTGTGTCTGTGGGTGTGTCCGTGTCCGTGTCCATGTCCGTGTCCGTGTCCGTGTCCGTGTCCGTACTGTGTCCATGTCCGTGCCGTGTCcatgccgtgccgtgccgtgccgtgccgtgccgtgccgtgtCCATGTCCATGTCCGTGCCGTGTCCGTGCCGTGTCCGTGCCGTGTCCGTGCCGTGTCCATGTCCATGTCCGTGCCGTGTCCATGTCCATGTCCGTGCCGTGTCCGTGCCGTGTCCGTGTCCGTGCCGTGCCATGTCTGTGCCGTGTCCGTGTCCATGCTGTGCCGTGTCCATGCCGTgtccgtgccgtgccgtgccgtgtCCATGCCGTgtccgtgccgtgccgtgccgtgtCCATGCCGTgtccgtgccgtgccgtgccgtgtCCATGCCGTgtccgtgccgtgccgtgccgtgccggtgtgagcggccgcgccgccgggcAGCCGCCCAGGCCCTGCAGGTCGCCTCGCTGCTGCTCTCGGCCGtttcgctgctgctgctcctggcgcAGCTGCAGGCGCCGCGCGGGAGGCGCCTCTGGGCCGCCGGCGGGACCCAGCTCACGGCAGGTCAgcgccccggacgcctgggtcccccggacgcctgggtccccccgaactcctgggtcccctgaactcctgggtccctcccgaactcctgggtccccccctgaactcctgggtccccctggacgcctgggtccccccgaactcctgggtccccccctgaactcctgggtcccccggacgcctgggtccctcctgaactcctgggtcccccgaactcctgggtccctcccgaactcctgggtgtccccccgaactcctgggtcccctcccaaactcctgggtctccccgaactcctgggtccccccccgatctcctgggtccctcctgaactcctgggtccccctggacgcctgggtccccccggacgcctgggtccctgaCGGTGGGCGTGgccgcagggctgctggcgctggcgggggcggggctggtGACGTCACAGGGGCGGGGCCCCCCCGGGAGCCGCTTCGGCCACTGCCTGGGCGTGGCCTGGCTGGGCGGGGCCCTGGCGCTGGCCAATGGGGTCGCGTACACCTGCCTGAGGACCACCCAGTGACATCAGCCCGGCGCGTGACGTCATCGCCGACATCACCAACGACGTCAACACGGCCGATGACATCATCGCTGACATCACCAACAACGTCAACACGGCCGATGACATCATCAACGGCATCAACACGGCCGATGACGTCATCGGTGACATCACCAATGACGTCAACACAGCCGATGG
This genomic window from Caloenas nicobarica isolate bCalNic1 unplaced genomic scaffold, bCalNic1.hap1 Scaffold_614, whole genome shotgun sequence contains:
- the LOC136002882 gene encoding epithelial membrane protein 3-like, yielding MSSVLVAVTGFHVLVLVLLFVATLDKGWWVLPDGAQLNLWVDCVRTGNRSWSCSRNGNTAAQALQVASLLLSAVSLLLLLAQLQAPRGRRLWAAGGTQLTAGLLALAGAGLVTSQGRGPPGSRFGHCLGVAWLGGALALANGVAYTCLRTTQ